From the genome of Streptacidiphilus rugosus AM-16, one region includes:
- a CDS encoding M24 family metallopeptidase, whose protein sequence is MGDVFRERRERLRERCSGAGVDAALVTAPANVRWLTGAVGAHALLLGRDRAVVAVEHPARDRDEGLEELLVPPGTDPAVAVAANAGAGVLGVEEHDLTVARHRAVAEVAECELHDLHHAVEQLRVVKDEQEIACLRIAGEIADQALGELLESILVGRSERHLAMELERRMIDHGADGPAFPVRVGAGDHAGRARHLPGDRRVEEGDFLTVSLGACYRGYRASAARTFVVGLAPQEWQIELHGLVFAGQRAAREALVLGGSLDDCARAARRVLEAGGQPELLPEGVGHGVGLDVEEEPRPGALELWPGEFGKIENRVPVTVGLGVTLPGRGGVRIEDTLVVRPSEDGGPELLTITTKELLAL, encoded by the coding sequence ATGGGTGACGTGTTTCGGGAGAGGCGTGAGCGGCTGCGTGAGCGCTGCAGTGGCGCCGGGGTGGACGCCGCGTTGGTGACCGCGCCGGCGAACGTGCGGTGGCTCACCGGAGCGGTCGGCGCGCACGCGCTTCTGCTCGGGCGGGACCGGGCCGTGGTCGCCGTCGAGCATCCGGCCAGGGATCGCGACGAGGGGCTCGAGGAACTGCTGGTGCCGCCGGGAACGGATCCGGCGGTGGCCGTCGCCGCCAACGCGGGGGCCGGCGTGCTCGGGGTGGAGGAGCACGACCTCACCGTCGCCCGCCACCGCGCCGTCGCGGAGGTGGCCGAGTGCGAGCTGCACGATCTGCACCATGCGGTCGAGCAGCTCAGGGTCGTCAAGGACGAGCAGGAGATCGCCTGCCTGCGGATCGCGGGGGAGATCGCCGACCAGGCCCTCGGCGAGCTGCTGGAGTCGATCCTGGTCGGCCGCAGCGAGCGCCATCTCGCGATGGAGCTGGAGCGGCGCATGATCGACCACGGGGCCGACGGGCCCGCCTTCCCGGTCCGGGTCGGCGCCGGGGACCACGCCGGGCGGGCCCGGCACCTGCCCGGGGACCGCCGGGTCGAGGAGGGCGACTTCCTCACCGTCTCGCTCGGCGCCTGCTACCGGGGTTACCGCGCCTCCGCCGCCCGGACCTTCGTCGTCGGCCTCGCGCCGCAGGAGTGGCAGATCGAGCTGCACGGCCTCGTCTTCGCCGGCCAGCGCGCCGCGCGTGAGGCGCTGGTGCTCGGCGGCTCGCTCGACGACTGCGCGCGGGCCGCGCGCCGCGTGCTGGAGGCGGGCGGTCAACCCGAACTGCTGCCCGAAGGAGTGGGCCACGGAGTCGGTCTGGATGTCGAGGAGGAGCCGCGCCCGGGGGCGTTGGAACTCTGGCCCGGGGAGTTCGGTAAGATTGAGAACCGTGTGCCGGTCACTGTCGGACTGGGAGTGACGCTCCCGGGTCGCGGCGGGGTCCGGATCGAGGACACGCTCGTCGTCCGTCCTTCCG